The Mytilus edulis chromosome 12, xbMytEdul2.2, whole genome shotgun sequence genome contains a region encoding:
- the LOC139498890 gene encoding uncharacterized protein → MEDTQCESCKTLGKNSISAHWCVTCKSALCSECTENHHTLPLTQEHELVNINDQPDHPTIPHQGCSKHNKSPFEYFCIDHDTLYCKECKVETHCFCQKVMSVDIASKGVKQSESFVETIELINHVLTTTSIISNDRHTLIERIEKQAIGVKNEIMRLREELTIRHIESLWKSLLEDLKLQKDKIVTNAKEMLSEIQNIEMITKEQKDTFDKVEKHGSEKQAFIAVHSCKSLLDIFEKRLITMTEQTTQPTIKLNQNMLQENITSIGTLEIKEEPSVITCVHTKKHQPQIPLGKHHGLSSFVHNQDKDIGNMRHVIKGIIINEKDEIITTVYSFLSDSRIMVHDNMVNFKYQLNIEFRPGQIALIPDKNMGVVTSYLQDFIQFIDFDQKKLLNKVYLKKSELGGIAASKLNVFVGTKGNISLLDHKGSYIRSIEISNRELTPWYIVFDRNIYYSDNELVCCLTVDGKNLFTYKPQDNKRLHGVAIDMEGFVYVFAHNKGVCRLRPDGTFTDIVVDKQITRTQDIGFNKDCTKLYIACGKSILVYNRFN, encoded by the coding sequence ATGGAAGACACTCAATGTGAATCGTGTAAAACACTAGGTAAGAACAGCATATCGGCTCATTGGTGTGTCACGTGTAAAAGTGCATTATGCTCAGAATGTACAGAAAACCATCACACCCTACCCTTGACTCAAGAACACGAACTCGTTAATATTAACGACCAGCCAGATCATCCTACTATCCCTCACCAAGGCTGTTCAAAACACAACAAATCGCCTTTTGAGTATTTTTGTATCGACCATGATACTCTATATTGCAAAGAATGTAAAGTAGAAACACATTGCTTCTGTCAAAAAGTTATGTCAGTTGACATAGCATCTAAAGGCGTTAAACAGTCTGAGTCATTCGTCGAGACTATTGAACTCATTAATCATGTTTTAACTACTACATCAATCATTTCAAACGACAGACACACCTTAATTGAGAGGATAGAAAAACAAGCCATTGGagtcaaaaatgaaataatgagaTTGAGAGAAGAATTAACGATTCGTCACATCGAATCTCTGTGGAAGTCATTGCTAGAGGATCTGAAACTACAAAAAGATAAAATAGTAACAAACGCTAAAGAAATGCTTAgtgaaatacaaaatattgaaatgataaCAAAAGAACAAAAGGATACTTTTGATAAAGTTGAGAAACATGGATCAGAAAAACAAGCATTCATTGCTGTTCATAGTTGCAAAAGTCTTCTGGATATTTTCGAAAAGAGACTTATTACCATGACAGAGCAAACAACTCAACCTACAATTAAGCTGAATCAAAACATGCTTCAAGAAAACATTACGTCTATTGGAACACTTGAAATAAAAGAAGAACCATCTGTCATTACATGTGTTCATACAAAAAAGCACCAGCCGCAAATTCCTCTTGGAAAACATCATGGATTATCATCGTTCGTTCATAATCAAGATAAAGATATAGGGAATATGCGACATGTTATCAAGGGAATAATAATAAACGAGAAAGACGAAATCATTACAACTGTTTATTCATTTTTGTCTGATTCAAGAATAATGGTCCATGACAATATGGTTAATTTCAAATACCAACTTAATATTGAATTCCGACCAGGGCAAATTGCTCTTATTCCAGATAAAAACATGGGTGTAGTTACATCGTATTTACAagattttatacaatttataGACTTTGACCAAAAGAAACTTTTAAATAAAGTATACTTAAAAAAGAGTGAACTAGGCGGGATTGCTGCATCCAAACTAAACGTGTTTGTTGGAACGAAAGGAAACATATCGCTTCTTGATCACAAAGGCAGTTATATTCGTTCTATTGAAATATCTAACAGAGAACTAACACCGTGGTACATCGTATTTGATAGAAATATCTATTACAGTGACAATGAGCTAGTTTGTTGTTTGACAGTCGACGGCAAAAATCTGTTTACATACAAACCGCAAGACAACAAAAGACTGCATGGGGTAGCAATAGACATGGAAGGATTTGTGTACGTTTTTGCTCATAATAAAGGAGTTTGTAGATTGAGACCGGACGGAACATTTACTGACATAGTTGTTGATAAACAAATAACGCGGACCCAGGATATTGGCTTCAACAAAGACTGTACTAAATTGTACATCGCATGCGGTAAAAGCATCTTAGTTTATAATCGTTTCAACTGA